The sequence CCTGGAAGATTTTCACAAAAAATATGAAGGGGTAAGGGTCCTCGAGTTCAACCGCAACTACGGCCAGCATATGGCCCTTTTCGCCGGGTTCGAGATCGCCCTCGGAGAAATCATTATCACCATAGATGCCGACCTTCAAAACCCTCCCGAGGAGATACCCAAGCTCGTGGCCAAGATGGAAGAGGGCTACGAGGTAGTAGGAACGTACAGGAAAGACCGGAAGGACTCATTCCTCCGGACCCTTCCTTCCTATTTTGTAAACAAGATTACCTCCCGTCTCGTGGGAGTGAAGCTCAGGGACTACGGCTGCATGCTCAGGGCATACAAGCGGAACATCATCGATTACATAAATATGTGTCCCGAGTCATCCAGTTTTATTCCCGCCCTGGCCGCCACCTTCGCAAAAAAAATAGTAGAGATAGAGGTGGCCCATGAGGAGAGGAAGAGGGGCACCTCCAAATATAGCCCCTTCAAGCTTCTGAGACTCAATTTCGATCTCATGACCAACTTCTCCTTGCTGCCTATCCAATTTATCGGCATCCTCGGCATGATCATTGCGATCCTCGGCCTCGCTTTCGCCGTATTCCTCGTGATCAGGCGGTTTGTGGTCGGCCCGGAATCGGAAGGTGTCTTCACCCTCTTCGCCATACTCTTCTTCTTCATGGGTATTCTTCTTTTTGCCCTCGGCGTTATCGGAGAATATATCGGGAGAATTTTTCAGGAGGTGCGGCGGCGCCCCAGATTTATCGTGAAAAAGGAATTGTCGTGAGGGTTGTAGTCTTCGCATATCACGAGATCGGCTATTCCTGCCTTAAAGAAGTTCTTGACTTCGGAGCAGAGGTATCCTGCCTTTTCACCCATGAAGACGATCCGGAGGAAGAGGTATGGTTCAAGACCCCCCGGACCCTCGCCGAAGAGCACGCTATTCCCGTGTACACCCCGGAGACGCTGAGAGACCCGAAGTGGGCCTCTCTCATCAGAGGCCTTAAGCCGGATGTGATCTTCTCCTTTTATTACCGCAATATGATACCGAAAGAAATACTCGATATCCCGACTACGGGCGCATTCAATCTCCACGGCTCTCTTCTTCCCCGTTTCAGGGGCAGGTGCCCCG comes from Syntrophorhabdaceae bacterium and encodes:
- a CDS encoding glycosyltransferase; the encoded protein is MEDKPYISVLVPVLNEQESLEELQARLFKTLESTGRTYEIIYIDDGSTDNTERILEDFHKKYEGVRVLEFNRNYGQHMALFAGFEIALGEIIITIDADLQNPPEEIPKLVAKMEEGYEVVGTYRKDRKDSFLRTLPSYFVNKITSRLVGVKLRDYGCMLRAYKRNIIDYINMCPESSSFIPALAATFAKKIVEIEVAHEERKRGTSKYSPFKLLRLNFDLMTNFSLLPIQFIGILGMIIAILGLAFAVFLVIRRFVVGPESEGVFTLFAILFFFMGILLFALGVIGEYIGRIFQEVRRRPRFIVKKELS